A section of the Triticum dicoccoides isolate Atlit2015 ecotype Zavitan chromosome 7A, WEW_v2.0, whole genome shotgun sequence genome encodes:
- the LOC119328433 gene encoding uncharacterized protein LOC119328433, whose product MEAQPREIGAHPSSSAPAAAESSSSESSAMRIRAKRTCHAPASSVLATSGPRGWAELQEDLLQCVVALLGSSRDLLAFGATCRPWRDLFSAHTSSLQPLLLYPSTDRQQSPCTWKLADPAATPSYPSLLSLSDLRGMLFLCCSYGHLIFCDRDRFCIVNAFSGAKVVPPCLKSDHFTRISFATLTAPVASTDSHLLVGSGAYLFQWRIGGDSWLEHYSKVLFLKSEQIVARKGKTYALGSFGSFCIIQLSPRLLIQKFEVVLEKDRTEDHYWTNQKTWLVVCGVALLLIKLEAGGKISSDAIQFMAFKLESLDAMTKKATWVKVYRLDHWAIFVSPDMRCEALPCMNPERWGGRSNHIYFPSYQSEKPWAAVQLWQQCNDYWTRLQLRNTGSWDRRLESTWVVPSTFPRSGQR is encoded by the exons ATGGAGGCGCAGCCGCGGGAGATCGGCGCGCATCCTTCTTCCTCGGCGCCGGCGGCCGCTGAGTCCTCGTCCTC GGAGAGCTCTGCCATGCGAATAAGGGCTAAGAGAACCTGCCATGCCCCTGCCTCCTCCGTCTTGGCCACATCCGGGCCACGAGGATGGGCAGAGCTCCAGGAAGATCTGCTTCAATGCGTAGTTGCTCTCCTCGGCTCCTCCCGCGACCTCCTCGCCTTCGGTGCCACCTGTCGTCCTTGGCGTGATCTGTTCTCAGCGCACACGTCCTCTTTGCAGCCTCTCCTCCTCTACCCAAGTACCGACAGGCAACAATCTCCGTGTACTTGGAAATTGGCTGATCCTGCTGCCACCCCATCCTATCCCAGTTTGCTTTCCTTGAGTGACCTCAGAGGCATGCTCTTTCTTTGCTGCTCCTACGGTCACCTCATCTTCTGCGACCGCGACCGGTTCTGCATTGTTAATGCGTTCAGTGGCGCTAAGGTTGTGCCTCCTTGCCTCAAGTCAGATCACTTCACTCGCATTAGCTTTGCCACCTTGACTGCCCCGGTTGCATCTACTGACTCACATCTCCTTGTCGGCAGTGGAGCCTATCTGTTCCAGTGGCGCATCGGGGGCGACTCTTGGTTGGAACACTATTCTAAAGTTCTTTTTCTTAAGAGTGAACAAATTGTGGCACGGAAGGGGAAAACATACGCCCTAGGGTCTTTCGGGTCCTTCTGCATCATACAATTATCACCCAGGCtcttaattcagaaatttgaagttGTACTTGAGAAAGATAGAACCGAAGATCACTATTGGACAAATCAAAAAACATGGCTTGTGGTGTGTGGTGTTGCGCTTCTCTTGATCAAACTTGAGGCAGGAGGAAAGATATCCTCGGACGCCATCCAGTTCATGGCCTTCAAGCTAGAGTCATTGGACGCCATGACCAAGAAGGCAACATGGGTGAAGGTGTACAGGCTGGATCACTGGGCCATCTTTGTCAGCCCTGACATGCGATGTGAGGCATTGCCATGCATGAACCCGGAGAGATGGGGAGGGAGGAGTAACCACATATACTTCCCAAGTTACCAGTCTGAAAAACCTTGGGCTGCAGTCCAACTATGGCAACAATGTAACGACTATTGGACACGTTTGCAGCTCAGGAACACCGGAAGCTGGGACCGCAGATTGGAGTCAACCTGGGTCGTTCCCAGCACGTTTCCTCGCTCTGGTCAGCGATGA